Proteins encoded within one genomic window of [Enterobacter] lignolyticus SCF1:
- a CDS encoding CBU_0592 family membrane protein — protein sequence MELHTLVGLIGVFCYLLAYALVQMRKLSIDSNSYACLNIAGCLGGLYSLSHDFNLASVISQSMWLIFTLIGMHTSYRRRGVMKNKLPPLDTRK from the coding sequence GTGGAACTGCATACCCTTGTAGGATTAATTGGCGTATTTTGCTACTTGCTGGCGTACGCGCTAGTCCAGATGAGAAAACTATCTATAGATTCAAATAGCTACGCATGCCTGAACATTGCAGGCTGCCTCGGTGGGTTATACTCATTGAGCCACGACTTTAATTTGGCATCAGTAATATCGCAATCCATGTGGCTAATTTTTACGCTAATCGGTATGCATACTTCTTATCGTCGACGCGGGGTTATGAAAAATAAATTACCCCCGCTGGATACCCGTAAATAA